A region from the Sphaerodactylus townsendi isolate TG3544 linkage group LG01, MPM_Stown_v2.3, whole genome shotgun sequence genome encodes:
- the KCNF1 gene encoding potassium voltage-gated channel subfamily F member 1: MAEDISFQDVDSDTSENSEEIEIIVNVGGVRQMLYSDHLSQYPNTRLAKLMNCLPGGYDTIFSLCDDYDPRKREFYFDRDPDAFKCIVEVYYFGEVHMKKGICPICFKNEMEFWNVDLTFLDDCCTAQLSEKKEELEEIARRVQLILDDLGADSSESSWKKCQKYIWKLMEKPESSYPARVIAILSFLFILVSSVVMCVGTIPELQVLDSEGKAVEHPVLDKIETACIGWFTLEYILRLSSSPNKLHFVLSFMNIIDIFAILPFYVSLILTHLGARLMELTNVQQAIQALRIMRIARIFKLARHSSGLQTLTYALKRSFKELGLLLMYLAVGIFVFSALGYTMEQNHPETLFKSIPQSFWWAIITMTTVGYGDIYPKTTLGKLNAAISFLCGVIAIALPIHPIINNFVRYYNKQRVLETAAKHELELMELNAGERKGGSPKGEPSYLSRKRKGDPRGSGRLKISYSDTFIHLLSDDKHHRNRLQSCK, encoded by the coding sequence ATGGCAGAGGACATTAGTTTCCAAGATGTGGACAGTGATACgtcagaaaacagtgaagaaatAGAGATTATAGTCAACGTTGGAGGGGTACGGCAGATGCTGTACAGCGATCATCTAAGCCAGTACCCGAATACAAGACTGGCAAAGCTTATGAACTGCTTGCCAGGGGGATACGACACTATTTTCTCTCTTTGTGATGACTATGATCCTAGGAAAAGAGAGTTTTACTTTGACAGAGATCCTGACGCTTTCAAATGCATTGTTGAGGTGTATTACTTCGGGGAGGTTCACATGAAGAAAGGAATCTGTCCGATTTGTTTCAAGAATGAAATGGAATTTTGGAATGTGGATCTTACATTTTTGGATGACTGCTGCACAGCTCAACTTAGCgaaaaaaaggaagaacttgAAGAGATAGCCCGCAGGGTCCAGTTGATTCTGGATGACTTGGGAGCGGACAGCTCTGAAAGCAGCTggaaaaaatgtcaaaaatataTTTGGAAATTAATGGAAAAGCCGGAATCTTCTTACCCAGCCCGAGTCATAGCCATCCTGTCTTTTCTGTTCATCCTAGTCTCCTCAGTAGTGATGTGCGTGGGGACCATCCCAGAACTGCAGGTGTTGGACTCTGAAGGAAAAGCCGTGGAACATCCAGTCCTGGATAAGATTGAAACAGCCTGTATAGGATGGTTTACTCTTGAGTATATCCTCAGACTCAGTTCCTCGCCTAATAAATTGcactttgttctttctttcatgAACATCATCGACATTTTTGCAATACTTCCTTTCTATGTTAGCCTGATATTGACTCACTTGGGTGCCAGATTGATGGAGTTAACCAATGTTCAGCAAGCCATCCAGGCACTCCGAATTATGAGGATTGCACGGATTTTCAAACTAGCTCGCCATTCCTCGGGTCTACAAACTTTAACCTATGCTCTTAAGAGGAGCTTTAAGGAACTCGGGCTTCTACTAATGTATTTAGCTGTTGGGATTTTTGTGTTTTCTGCCCTTGGTTatacaatggagcaaaatcaccCAGAGACTTTGTTTAAGAGCATCCCTCAGTCCTTCTGGTGGGCAATAATAACTATGACTACTGTGGGGTACGGGGACATCTATCCAAAGACAACTCTGGGAAAACTCAATGCTGCTATCAGTTTCCTCTGTGGGGTAATAGCCATAGCACTGCCAATCCACCCCATCATCAACAACTTCGTTAGATATTATAACAAGCAGAGAGTTTTAGAGACAGCGGCCAAACATGAACTGGAACTGATGGAACTAAATGCTGGTGAAAGGAAAGGTGGAAGCCCGAAAGGTGAACCATCATATCtttccagaaaaagaaaaggagatccTCGTGGGAGCGGCCGACTCAAAATCTCTTACAGCGACACATTTATTCACCTCCTGTCAGATGATAAACACCATCGAAACAGACTTCAGAGTTGTAAGTAG